A stretch of Endozoicomonas sp. SCSIO W0465 DNA encodes these proteins:
- the pncB gene encoding nicotinate phosphoribosyltransferase, which produces MDSPIIPSLLDTDLYKYTMQQSMVHRYPDAWARMEFHSRTDSPLAVSKKQLKRQCGFLGELRLSSEELEWLSTLPFITDDFIEYLERFRLDPRAVTIEQRNGQLSLVVEGLWSEITHFEIFLLAIISELHGHSFYGQGDQVDVVARGQHRLDVKLNQLPDDSGFALVDFGTRRRFSRNWHYHVVESLKHRLPDNFMGTSNLNLARTLGLKPVGTMAHEWLQSHQVLGKSLRTSQKDALKVWLDEYKGQLGIALTDTISMEAFLKDFDVELANAYQGMRHDSGDPFAWGELALDHYRRLGIDPRTKHLVFSDKLNFDKALAIHQWFAGNINVSFGIGTYLTNDMGFQAPNIVLKLTELNGAPVAKLSDSPGKTLCRDKAYIERLKKTFGYQLSAA; this is translated from the coding sequence TGTATAAGTACACCATGCAGCAGTCGATGGTGCATCGCTATCCGGATGCCTGGGCGCGTATGGAGTTTCATTCCCGGACTGACAGTCCGTTGGCAGTATCCAAAAAACAGCTGAAAAGGCAGTGCGGGTTTCTGGGTGAGCTGCGCCTGAGTTCAGAAGAGCTTGAATGGCTGTCTACTCTGCCATTTATTACTGATGATTTTATCGAGTACCTTGAACGCTTTCGGCTTGACCCGCGCGCGGTCACCATTGAACAGCGTAATGGTCAATTGTCACTGGTGGTTGAAGGACTCTGGAGTGAAATAACGCATTTCGAAATTTTTCTTCTGGCGATTATCAGTGAGCTTCATGGTCACAGCTTTTATGGTCAGGGCGATCAGGTTGATGTTGTTGCCCGGGGTCAGCACCGTCTTGATGTGAAGCTGAATCAGCTTCCGGATGATAGTGGGTTTGCCCTGGTTGACTTTGGTACCCGTCGGCGGTTTTCAAGGAACTGGCATTACCATGTGGTGGAAAGCCTGAAGCATCGGCTGCCAGATAATTTTATGGGTACCAGCAATCTGAATCTGGCAAGAACGCTTGGATTAAAACCGGTGGGAACCATGGCTCACGAGTGGTTGCAGTCCCATCAGGTGCTGGGCAAGAGCCTGCGAACCAGTCAGAAGGATGCCTTGAAGGTCTGGTTGGATGAATACAAAGGCCAGCTCGGTATCGCACTGACTGATACGATCAGTATGGAAGCCTTTCTGAAGGATTTTGATGTTGAGTTGGCCAATGCCTACCAGGGGATGCGGCATGATTCCGGTGACCCTTTTGCCTGGGGAGAGCTGGCTCTTGACCACTACCGCCGACTGGGCATTGACCCGCGCACCAAACATCTGGTGTTCAGTGACAAACTGAACTTCGATAAGGCGTTGGCTATCCATCAGTGGTTTGCCGGCAACATCAATGTCAGCTTTGGGATCGGTACCTATCTCACCAATGATATGGGCTTTCAGGCACCCAATATTGTCCTGAAATTAACGGAGTTGAATGGGGCTCCCGTTGCCAAGCTTTCAGACAGTCCTGGCAAGACACTGTGCCGTGATAAGGCCTATATAGAGCGGTTAAAGAAAACCTTTGGCTATCAGCTCAGTGCTGCCTGA